A genomic region of Leptolyngbya sp. NIES-2104 contains the following coding sequences:
- a CDS encoding type II toxin-antitoxin system RelE/ParE family toxin yields the protein MSYVIIVSKATQKQIDDLPQDIQERVDEKIQSLADEPRPSGTVKLKGSKNEYRLRVGDYRIRYRIDDAEQTIRISQCRHRRDVYRK from the coding sequence ATGAGTTACGTCATCATCGTTTCAAAAGCTACTCAGAAACAGATTGATGATTTACCTCAGGACATTCAAGAGCGCGTTGATGAGAAGATTCAATCCCTCGCAGATGAACCACGCCCTAGCGGGACTGTGAAATTGAAAGGCTCTAAAAATGAGTATCGGCTTCGTGTGGGTGATTATCGGATTCGATACAGAATCGATGATGCAGAGCAAACGATTCGGATTTCGCAGTGCAGACACCGAAGAGATGTCTATCGAAAATGA
- a CDS encoding type II toxin-antitoxin system HicB family antitoxin produces the protein MNYPIVIYPANEGGYIAEIPALKGCLAQGETLHETLEELEVVKGLWIETAEKHGQSLPDIEGAIQKVKALSYSNSR, from the coding sequence GTGAATTATCCGATCGTGATCTATCCCGCTAACGAAGGTGGCTATATTGCAGAAATTCCCGCACTCAAAGGATGTTTAGCTCAAGGTGAGACTCTGCATGAAACCTTAGAAGAACTGGAAGTCGTTAAAGGATTGTGGATTGAAACCGCAGAAAAGCACGGTCAATCTCTACCGGATATTGAAGGTGCAATTCAAAAGGTGAAAGCTTTGAGCTATAGCAATTCTCGCTAA
- a CDS encoding type II toxin-antitoxin system HicA family toxin, producing MSKREKLRERLKNNPNNATFSDIRKLLEQEGFTLDRITGSHHIFVKDEITFVVPVHNNKVKTIYVKRVIELIEQIDTTTDEEEQP from the coding sequence ATGAGCAAGCGAGAAAAGCTGCGTGAACGGTTAAAGAATAATCCCAACAACGCCACATTCTCAGATATTCGGAAACTTTTGGAACAGGAGGGATTCACACTCGATCGTATTACTGGTAGCCATCATATTTTTGTGAAAGATGAAATCACATTTGTTGTTCCCGTTCATAACAACAAGGTTAAAACGATTTATGTTAAACGAGTGATTGAACTCATTGAGCAGATAGATACTACAACAGATGAAGAGGAGCAACCGTGA
- a CDS encoding S1 RNA-binding domain-containing protein: MSDLIQEMSDPFWNQVKSTYRLGELIHGKVEHHAPFGIFVDISDERVRGLVQITDFVDRGDMTPEMYPDIGSPIGAVVIGYIEDDRNQIWLSVKPSVLQKALVRLKISATSEQS, translated from the coding sequence ATGAGTGATTTGATTCAGGAAATGAGTGATCCGTTTTGGAATCAAGTGAAGTCAACTTATCGACTCGGTGAACTGATTCATGGCAAAGTTGAGCATCATGCACCGTTTGGCATCTTTGTAGACATTAGTGATGAAAGGGTGCGAGGACTGGTTCAGATTACGGATTTTGTCGATCGTGGTGATATGACTCCAGAGATGTATCCGGATATTGGTTCGCCGATCGGTGCAGTTGTAATTGGGTATATCGAAGACGATCGCAATCAAATTTGGTTAAGCGTGAAGCCAAGCGTGTTGCAAAAAGCATTAGTTCGGCTCAAAATTTCAGCGACAAGTGAACAATCCTGA